AGGACAGCAAGCCGTACACCTACGACGCCGGTCAGGCCGTCCAGGTGCGGGTGGCCGTCGACTGGACCGACTCCAAGGGCGTCGCCGTCCGCCGGGCCTACCGGATGACGATCGTCAACACGGCGCAGGGCTGGTTCGTCAAAGACGTCCGGGGCGGCGTGCTCGACGCCGAGGGCGGCCGGGCCGACGACACGGACAGTGACGGCGGCGCGGCCACGGGATCGGCCACGCCCTCGGCCGGTGTCTCCGGAGCCCCCTCGCCGTCGGCCCCCGCCTCCGCGGCCGTCCCGCCGTCCACGGCCAAGCCCGGCAAGTCCTGACCGGGCCGCACCGCCCACACCCCCCATACCACTCACCGCAGCTCCACCACCCGAGAGGAACCACCATGTACATGGCCGAGACGACCCTGAACGACATGTTCGGGCAGATCGAGGACATCCTGCGTAACGCGGGCACCATGGTCGCCGTCATCGCCCTGCTCATCCTCGGCATCCGCATGCTCCTGTCGATGAAGCGCGGCGACGGCATGCGCGAGGCCTTCCAGGGCTTCGGCATGATCGCGCTGGCCGCCCTGATCATCGGTGGCGCCAGCGGCCTCGCCGGTGTGCTGATCGGGCTCGGCAGTCAGATCGGCGGCGGCAACTGACGGATCGTCCGGGCCCTGCCCGCCACGCCGTCAGTAGCCGTCCCTACCAGGGGAGTTCGCAGACATGAGCCAGGAGGCACCGGAGCCGCTGGTCGCGTACGACCACACCGATCTGGTCAACCGCCCCAAGCGGATCTGGAACTGGGGCAACATCCCGCTGCCGGGCCTGCTGCTGCCCGCGCTGGGCGCGGCCTTCGGCTTCGGGCTGGTCTGGCTCATCACCCTGTTCACCGTGTCGGCGTTCCTGCCGTTCCTGGGCATGTCGATGTGGACGTCGATCCTCTACTTCGGGCCGCCGTTCGGCATCTACTTCATCTGGGGTCGCCCGCTGCCCTCGGCGCTCACGCTGAGCCAGCAGATCGTGGTGTGGACCGACTGGTGGTTCCAGCCCAAGCGTCTCCAGGGCCTCGCCGCGGACCAGGAGCCGGAGCAGTTGCACTGGCAGGTCATCCTCTTCACCCCCGGCTCGCCGCGCTGGCAGGCCCGCTACGAGGCCGCGCGCCGGGCCGCCGCCGAGCGCGGCAGCGCGTTCGCCGCCGCCGGGCGCTGACCCCGCGCTCACCCCACCCCTTCCCGATGTCGACTACCGCAGGATGAGTCCTCCATGTTCATGTTGATCCTTTTGGGCGGGGCGGCCGCCTTCTTCGTGGTCGCCATGATCATGGCCGCCTCGTCGAGCAAGAAGAACGGCCAGGGCGGCTCGAAGCAGTCGCCCTCCGGGCGTTCCAAGCCGTCCGGCTCGTCGGCCGCCGCCCGCCGCGAGGACCTCCGCCTCCCCTACCGCTACGCCGACGACATGATCTTCGTCCACGGCGACTCGGTGTGGACGGGCCTGGTCCTGCCCAACGCCATCGACGAGTACCTGAACGCCGGCGAGCTCCAGGCGATGGCCGAGGGCCCGGCCCGCGGTCTGCTCAACCTCGCCCGAGGCGACCGCAACGTCGAGTGCCACTACCGCAAGGTCTACCAGCCGATCACGGCCATGACCTGGGCGGAGGAGCTCAACGCGATCGCCTGGGAGCCGACCGAGAACTACAAGGCGTACAACCTGCGCAAGGCCGAGTACCAGGAGCGCATCGGCGCCAAGCGGGAGCGCAACATCCTGCTGGTGAAGCTGGGTTCGCTGAAGCGCACCAACGGCGGCAGCGGAGTCGTTGCCCAGGACGACGAGCCGTACGACGAGCCCGGCCTCCTTCAGGGTGTCCGCGGAGCCGCCGACCAGGCCGCCGCCACCGCGACCGGCGTCACCGACGAGTACCTCTCCCCGCACGTCCTCGCCGAGTGGACCCAGACGGCCGTCGAGGTCCACGAGAGCCTGGAGGGCCTGAAGGGCACCCCGCTCAGCCGCGAGGAGCTCGTCTGGCTGATCCGCAAGCCGCTCCACGGCGACCTGCCGGTCCCGCCGGAGCCGGTGCTCGGCTCGCGTGCCTGGGGACCCAACCAGTTCGACCTGGTCGTCGACTTCTCCGGCGAGAACCGCAAGACACACATCGTCCTGAACCAGTACGACGAGGTGACGGGCGAGCAGCAGACCAGCTACACCACCACCCTCGTGGCCGCCAACTGGCCCGCGGAGACCCGCTTCCGCCAGTCGACCGCGTGGGCGCGGTACGCCTCCCAGCACGTGGACTTCCCCGTCGAGATCGACATGCGGTTCACGCTCATCCCGTACCTGAAGTTCAAGGACCGCGCCGACAAGATCCGCGGCAACCTGGTCGACGAGATGAACGACATGGCCAACTCCGGCCGCAGCCCCGACACCAAGCTGGCCACCCAGGTCACCCGCGCCCAGGACCTCGTCGACGACATCGACGAGCACAAGATGCCGGGCATGGAGGCGCAGATCCGCTTCACGATCTCCGCGCACGACGTGAAGGAGCTCGAGCGCCGGCGCCGGGTCCTGGAGATGCAGTTCAAGCAGGACCTCAAGGTCACCCTGCTGCGCCCGACCCGCCAGCAGTGGCGACTGCTTCAGGCCCAACTCCCCGGAGACGCGCCCAAGTTGCCGATCGCGCCCTACCTCCGCCTCCAGGAGGTCGAACAGCTCGGCGCCGGACTGCCCACCGCGGGCACGGAGCTGGGCGACAACCCCGAGCACCGTTCCGGCAAGCGTCTGGGCTGGGTCGGCAACCTGGTCGGCTGGGCGGGCAAGATGCCGGTCCACTACTCCCTGCACGTCGGCCCCGCCCGCAACGACGGCGGTGGCCTGGCCATCGTCGGTGCCTCCGGCGGTGGCAAGTCCTCGCTGGCCCTCCAGAAGTTCTACGAGGAGTCGGAGTCGGGCGTCCGCTGCCTGGTCATCGACCCGAAGACCGACTTCGCGCAGCTCTGCTACTACCTGGCCTTCGGCTCCCAGGTGAACGACCCGGACTTCGCGAGCGACGCGGAGACCGGCCTGCTCGGCACCCCGGCCAGCAAGTTCCAGCCGGTGAACCCCGAGTTCTGGGCGGAGACGGAGGTCGTCGACCTTCTGAAGGGCCAGGCCGGCGTCCTGGACCCGTGGGTCATCGCCCGCGACGTCCCCGCGGGCCGCCTGCTCGCCGAGTCGATGCTCCGCGGCTTCCTCGGCGACGAGGACTACCAGCGCGTACGCCTCCCCGTCATCGAGGGCATGGCGTCCGTCATCGGCCGCTACAACTCCGCGATCCGCCAGGCGGTCGAGCAGGGCCACACGGCCCGCGAAGCCGAACTGGCCGTCCCCCGCCCGACGTTGTGGCAGGTCGTGGACGAGGTCGTCGCGGCGTACGACCACGCGGTGGCGTCCGGCGACCGCGAGGCCATCAAGGACCTGAAGCTCGCGCAGATGCTCCTCACCGAGCTGCGCACGCTCCCCTACGCCCGGCTCTCCTTCGCGGAGCGCCCGCAGCCCCTGTCCAGCATGCGCAAGCGCCGCACGGTCATCACCCTGCGCGGCTTCCAGTCGCCCGCGGCCTCCGACCCGCGGAGCTGGAACCCGGCGGAACGTCTCGCGGCGACGGCCCTGATGGCGGTCGTGGAACTGGGCAGCCAGATGCTCGACGTCGGCTACGAGAAGAACCCGGTGACCGGCGAGATCGGCCTGCGCCCGAAGGCGCTCTTCGTCGACGAGGCGTACGTCGTCACGGCGACCGAGTCGGGCCGCGACCTGATGCGCCGCGCGCTGAAGCAGGGCCGTTCCTACCTGGCGGTCACCGTCCTGATCACCCAGCAGGCCATCGACCTGGTCCAGATCGAGGACTCCGAGGCCCGCAGCGGTGGCGCCAACCAGATCCACACGGTCTTCGCCTTCAAGCAGAAGTCGGCGCAGGAGGCGTCCATGGTGGCCCCCCTCCTGGGGCGCCCGGAGAACGACCCGAAGGTCATCGCCGCCCTCCAGGAGCTCCGTACGGGTGTCTGCCTCCAGCGCGACGCGGACAAGCGCGTCGGCACGGTCGCCGTCGACCTGGTCTTCAAGGAGATCCTCGCCGCCACGGACACCAACGGCACCACCCGCCCGGCCCGCCAGGGCATCAACCCGCCGCTGAGCGTCTGGGACTGGACCTTCTTGCAGGAGGTCGAGGAGGACCCGGCGCGGTCGGCGACACCGGCGGCGGAGACAGCGACGGCAACGGCATGACGTGCCGCACCGGCATCCCCCGACCGCACACCCACCGAGAGGCCTTGCCACCATGCGCCCGTCCAGAAGTCTCGCCGCCGGGGCCGCGTCCCTCGCCCTGCTCGCGATGCTGAGCGGGTGCGGGTCGGACTCGGAGTCCGGCTCGGGGACCAAGACCGGCGCGGACTCCGTCTTCGGCTCGGGCGGCGGCTCGGAGACCGGTGCGGACGGAGCCGGTACGGGTGGCGACACCGGGCAGTCCACGGCCGACGGCCTGCCCCAGGCGGCGGACACGGCGTCCGTCGCCGACTACCTGAACCAGTACACCCCCTGCCAGGACGTGGCGACGGGCGACGAGTACGACGACGGCCACGACGGCGACGCCTGGGGCACGGACGAGTCCGAGGACCCGGCATGGAGCATCGAGGAGCGCGCCGTGTGCACGGACGGGTCGGGCCGGCCCATCGCACTGCTCGTCGTCCCCGACATGAAGAAGTTCCAGACCGCCGCCAGGTCGAGCGGCGACGAGTTCCTGGTCGGCGAGAACTTCGCCGTCGTCCCGGTCGGCGACGAGGCGATCCGCAGCCTCCAGCAGTCCGGCCTGAGATTCCTGACCTGCGACGCGGACCTCGCGGTGCCGAGCGGCTTCGAGAAGGAGCCGGCCCTCGTGGACGGCTGTGTCCTGACCAACTACGTCCCCGAGTAAGGCGAGTAACACCATGCGACTCAGGCGAGCGATCACCGTCGGCGCCCTTCTCCTCATGTCGGCGTCGATGACGGCGTGCGGCGGCGATGACGACAAGGCCGGCGGCAACAGTGACGGCGACGGCAAGACCGGCGCGACCGCGAGCAGCGGGAAGGGCGGCAGCGGCGAGACGGCGAACACGGAGCTGCCCGAAGCCTCGGACATGGCGTCCGTGGCGTATTTCCTCAACGAGCACGCGTCGTGCCTCGATCTCAAATCGGGCGCCGAATACGACGACTCCAACTACACGGACACGGATCCCGCGTGGGGTGAGGAGCAGATGACCCAGGATCCCGCCTGGGGAATCAAGGAACGCGCCGTCTGCATGGACAAGTACAACGACGCCAACACGCTGCTCCTGGTGTCGGACATGAAGAAGTTCCAGACCTCCATCAAGGAGGGGAACTACTCGTCGATCCTGGTCGGCAAGGACTTCGCGGTGGATCCGGGCGACGCCCAGACCGTCCAGGAACTGAAGACCTCAGGTCTCAAGACCCTGCACTGCTCCGCGGAAGCCCCGATCCCCAGCGGTTACAAGCAGGAGCCCGCACAGGTCGCCGGATGCGTTCTCACCGACTACTACGCCGACTGACCTCCGACCCGTCCCCGAAGGGCTTTTCATGCTGACCCGCTTCCGGCCGCGCTCCGGCCGTCCGGCACGGCCCCGGACGAGGCGCTCCCTGCGCGAGAAACTCATCAGCACCGGCGTCGCCGCGCGGGCCGTGCTGTTCCTGGTGCTCGGGGTGATCGCGCTCTCGTTCTCCGCTCCACAGCAGGCGCAGGCCCTCTTCGACACCTGTGACTGGGCGCAGCAGAGCATCAACCAGAAGGCCGACATGCCAGGCCCCGCCGCGGAGAACATCTTCCCCTCGGTGAAGCAATGGGACGGGAAGCGCGAACTCGTCGCCGGGGCAACGAAGATGGACGGCCCCGCGTCGAAGTACACGCTCTACGAACTCAGCGCCATGCGTGGTCTCAACTGGGCCTCGACCCAGCAGAGCCAGCACGATGCGAAGCAGGGCGACCGCGGGCAGGCCGCCAACGACGACGAGTGCAGCATCCAGAACGAGATCTACAACAGCATCGCCCAGGCCGTTTTCGACATGAGCAAGATCATGAGCCGTGCCGCGATCAGCATCAAGGAGATCTCGTCCAACCCCAGCCCGCTGGCCGCCCTCTACGACGGCACGGTCTCGGGTGACGACAGCGTCGTCGACCGCCTGAACAACGGCGTCTTCAAGCTCGCCGTGCCCACCATGATCCTGCTCACCGGCCTCTGGGTGTTCGGCAAGTGGCGCAAGGGCGACATGCGTGAGGTCTGGTCGGGCGTCGGCTGGGCCGCGTTCGTCGTGATCGCCGTATCGGCGTTCCTCGTCAACGGGAACTACGTGGCCGTGGTCGAAACGGCCGACTCCGGAATAGCGCAAGGCAATGCCGCGCTGACCGAGGCCGTGCTGGACGGAGCGATCGACGGGGTGAACCCGCCCTGTGACCTCCCCGACAACGCACCGCAGCGCGGCATGCGCATCTCCAGCTGTGCCATGTACGACACCCTCGCGTTCCGCCCGTGGGCCATCGGCCAGTTCGGTGACCCCGGCAAGGCTCGCATGGAGTACAAGAGCGACCAGAAGTGCGACTTCGGTACGGAAAAGCGCTGCACCGACCTACGGGTCAAGCAGGTCATCGTCCAGTCGGTGACGAACATCGAGTACTACCAGCACCCCTCACCGGTCGAGATAGAGGAGAACGAAAAAGGCGACATCATCAAGGCGAAGGAGAACCAGTACGGCGAGCTGCGCCACTGGATCGCCGAGCACGAGGATGCCCGCGTCTATGAGCAGTGGTCCGGCGACAAGCCCGCCAACCGCATCAGCATCGGCGTCTACGCGCTGGTCGCCTCGCTGATCGTCGGCCTGATGGTGATCGTGCTCAGCGCCCTGACTCTGCTGTGGCACGCGGTCACGCTCATCATGGTGATCCTGCTGCCGCTGGTCGCGATCATCTCGATCCACCCGACCCAGCAGAAGCTGCTGCGGGGCTGGTGGCAGACCTTCGTACACAGCTTCGTCCTGCGCGCCGGGTTCGGCGTGATCCTCACGATCCTGCTGCTCTTCTACCAGCTGATCCTGCCGCTCCAGATCCCGCTGGGCATGCAGCTGCTGATGCTGCTCCTCGTCACGATCGCCGTGATCATGCTGCTCAAGAACCTGCTGTCCGGGAAGTTCAGCCCGCAGGTCCAGGGCGCGGACGACGCTCTCGGTGTCGGGGACATGGCCGGCAAGGTGACCGCGATGGCGCCGGGGCTCGCCGCGTCCACCGCCGGTGCGACCGCCCGCACCACGGGTCGCGTCGCGAGCACCACCGCCAAGGGCACCGCACGTGCGACGGGCAGTACGGCACGCGGGACCGCCTGGGCGGTGGACAAGCTCGCCTTCAAGGGCAAGGGCCGGGCCAAGATGCAGGAGAAGGGCTGGCTCGGTCAGTCCAAGCGCGAGCAGCGGCAGACGGCCTACCAGAGTTCGCAGGTGGCTCAGAAGAACTACGACCGGGAATTCGGCGAACAGGGCGGCCAGGAGTCACCGGCTCCGGAGCAGCCCCGCACCCGGGGCCGCCGCGTCAGCGGCTCCAGCAATGCGCCTGCTCCGCAGTCCACGACGCCGACCGAGTCCCGTCCGGCACCTTCACCCGCGCCCGCACCGCAGGTGCCGGCCCCCCGGCCCCGGCCCACCGATCCCCCGGTGGCGCCCGCCCCGGCACCCACTCCGCCCCCGAGGGACCCGCGCGGCCCCAGCGGCCGCGTCTAGCCCCGACTCTCCGCCCCACCCCCACCAAGGAGCCATCCGATGCCCGCCCTGACCGCCGACCGCACCCCCGGCCAACTGGTCGCGGAACTGGAGCGGCTCATCGGCGTGGACTGGCCCACGGTGTGGGCGGGGGTCCCGGAGGACGCAGAGAAGCGGGCGAGGTGGTGCGCGGGCTTCGACTGGCGTCCGCTGTGGGCCGAGGCGGGACTGCGTGTCCGTACGGCCCTCGGCGGCCGCCTGTACCTCGCCTCCGCCACCCCCGGCGGCCCGGTGACCCGGATCGACCACACGGTGTGGTCGGCCCGGGCCCGGGACACGGCCGAGAACGCCCTCGTCACCACTTCGGCGGAGGCACGCTGGACCGCCGGTTTGGCCGCCCTGCGCGGCCTGCTGGGCAACCCGGCCTGGACCGGAACCTGGGACATGCCCGACTTCCCGGAACTGCCCGGTCGGGGCTCCTGGTACAGCCCGCAGTGGCGCTTGGAGCACCACGATCCGTACCGGACCGCCGTATGGCGGTACCGCACTCCGGGCGCTCCCGTGATCGAGCTGAAGTCGATGCTCGGGACCGGCTCGAACCTGTCGGCACCGGCCGATGCGAGGATCGAGCTGAGCTGTCATGGTCCCTCGGCAACTCGATGGCCATGAACCGGCCCGAAGGCACTGACGTACGAAGAGACGAGGCGGGAGCACACATGCCGACGTTCGAGATCGAAGAATCTCCGCAGCACCTGGCCCGGGAGCTGGGCGGCCTCAAGCACGTGGACTGGCCCGCGATCTGGGCCGGCCCGCCGATTCCCGGTCAGGCGCTGGACGACTGGTGCGCACTGTTCGGCTGGAAGCCACTGCCCAAGGACCGCGTACTCGGTGTGCGCACCAGGACGGGCAGCCGGCTGACGCTCACCCCCGTCATCGAGGGCGGTTGGAGCCCCGTCCAATCGCTCGGTTGGACGACGTGGCATCTCAGGGCCGATTCGCCCGCCGAGAACGACCGCGTGCTCGACGAGACCGCCGACGCATGGCCCCGCTACGAGCAGGCTGCCCGGGAGGTGCTCGGCGCACCGGAGTTCTCGGGTGCGTGGGACGCCCCCGACTTCCCGGAAGGCCCGGGCCGCTGGCTGCCCTCCCGGGAAAGGCGCCTGCGTAATCGCAACCCCTACCGACTGGCCCTCTGGAGGGGGACGGGACCTGAAGAGCCGGTCATCGTCCTCGAAGCGTTCAGCGGCGGGGTGACCCCGTCGGGGGTGGGCCTTCGTAGTGTCACGCTCAACGTGGGCTGCTACCCGCAGGAGATCGAGTGAGTGAGGCCACCGTCGTCCAGACTCCCGTCCAGCGAGCCCTTGCCCGCCAGATGAAGGCAAGCGCCGCGCTCCCCGAGGGAGAGGGCGAACGCATCGCCTTCGAGATCATCGAGGCCGCTGCCCAGGCAGGGAAGACCAACGAGCAGTACATCATCGACTACGCCAAGGGGCTCGATGTCGCGGCGCCTCGCGAGGGCATGAAGTCGGCCTTCTGGTCCTTCGGTATCCCTCACCCGGATTTGCCGTCGGACAAAGTACTCAGCAGTCAGTTCCTCGCCTCTGTCTGGACGGACATGGAGAACGAGGGAAACGAAGGCAGCGCACGCTACTTGGAGGGCACACCGGGCGGGGAGGATCTGGGCCGACTCCACCTGTGGAATCCCGAGGTGTACAAGGTCCTGGGTCTCAACGAGTCGCAGGGCGACGACCTGGCCCGCGACGCCTGGTCCGCCCTGTCCGAGAACTACGCCAAGGCGACCGACGGCGAGGCGATCGTCTTCGCCGGAGAAATCGTGCCGTGGAGCGTCGCCTACGAGACGGAGATGCCTCAACTGCGCCGGGTGGCGGGCCCGGAGAACATCCATTTCATGTACGACCTCCCCGAGGACGTGCTCAAGGGGCTTCCACCCGAGAGCCGTGAGCTGCTGTCCGAGGGCTGGGTCCGCTCCCATGTTCATTTCCGCGCGCCGGACACGGACAACCCGCCGTCACAGAAGTACTGGGCCGCCGGCCACGTCGACCTGGAGCAGCTCAGATCACTGCCCACTCCGGAACTCCAGCGTGCTGCCGTCCTGGAAGCCTGCGCCCGGGTGGCTTACTTGGACGGCACCGGTCGTGAGACAGACGTCGAACGGCTCGTCGAAGAGATCAAGACTCTGCGACCCGATCACGAGGTCGTCCTGCCCACCGCCGGGGAGCGCGCGGTCACCGATCAGCAGCAGGCGCAGGGACATACACCCCCGAGCACTCCCGCAGTCCGGACCCATGCCCCGTACATGCCCGGCGTCACCGTGAACGCCAGGACCGGCCCGGCCCCGCTCGAGTCGCTCACCCTCCCGACACCGCAGACGGCCGCCGCGAGCGCCCACGACTTCCTGCCCGGCGTCACCCGGCAGGCAAAGCCGATCGCCGCCCCGGCCGTGGGCGACGCCCCCGCAACCCCCTCGCAGGCGCCTCCGGCCCCCGAGCAGTCGCGTGACACAGGGATGGGAGTGTGACCCCGCGCATGGACAGCCCCAAACGCACCCGCCCCCCGCGGTCCCGCACCCCCCGCCCGGACGCGTCCAAGCCCGCCGCCCCTCCGCTCCCGCTCCTCCGCCGATTCCTCCACCAGGAGAAGAGCGACGCCTGGGCCGTCCGCCTCCTTCCCCGCATCGTCTTCGGCGTGGCCGCGCTCTACACGGTGATCACCCTCGCCTCCCAGAGCGGCTCCAGCTTCTTCGCGGTCGTCGCCGCGCTGCTCCTCGGCCTCGCGCTCTGGCTCCTGCGCCACCGCACCCAGCTGCTCCTGGCGATCGGGGTGAGCATCCTCGCCATCGCCTTCACCGGCTACTTCTCCGCGGTCGGCGACGCCGCCCGCACGAGCGAGGACGCCGGCGCCACCGTCACCGGCACAGCCGCCTTCGGCTACTGGGCGCTCGCCGGAATGGCCCTCCTCGGCGCCTGGATGGTGAAGGAGCACCCGGGCCGGCGGGGCGTCACCGTCGTCCTCGCGGATGTGATCCTCGTCATCGCTTCCGTGGTCGGAATGTTCCTTCCGGAAGCGGGAGTACCGCTCGGATTCCTCGGTGTGATCGCCGTACTGGCGATACGCGGCAGCAGCGCGAAAGCGGTTGCGGGCCGGGCCCGCCAGGCACTTGGCCGCCTGCGGAAGCGCAAAGCCATTGACCCGGCGGACAGTTGAGGCCCGTGTGAACGTTTCGTCTCGTCACTGTGCCAAGTCGGCGCACGCTTTGCAGATGCGTTGCACGGGGTTGACGGAACGTCTTAGGCTCCCCCCCGATCACGTATCACCACGGGGGACGACACACATGCCTATGGCCAGCCATACGGCGCTGCCCACGCGCCCCGCGCGTGGGCCGGTACGGGGAACGGGAGCGGGAGCGGGGGTCCACACTCCCGACGCCGCTCTGCCCTGCCAGCGCCGACCGGACGTCTTCCAGCACCCGCTGCTGGAGGCGCCCGCGGACATTCCGTACACCTCGCCCGAACAGCGCCACCAGCACCTCGTCCTGCTCCGCACCGCCCGTGACCTGTGCGCTTCCTGCCCGTTGTGGGCGGAATGCCTCCAGGACGCCGTCGCCCACGCCGAGCCGTACGGCTACGCGGCCGCGACCACTCTCGACGACCGTCGCTGGATCCGCCGCGCCCTCGGCATCGGCGACACGGACGGCGATCTGCCCACCCACACGGCGGACGGCCCCGGCGCGGGCCCCGGCCACCACTCCGGCGAGACGTCCCGCCGTCTGCTGCGCCTGCGCTCCCGCACCACCGACGCGGCCGACCGGCACACCGCCGAGCGCGGCCTGCCCGCGCTGGAGCGGATCCTCGACGCGTTCGACGCACGTCAGGACCAACTGGCCCGGACACAGCACGAGTTGCCCGCCATACCGAGGCAGTTGCACGAGCACACCGGCACACAGCGGACCCACAGCGACAGCCGCCAGAGCGACAGCCACCGCCGCCCCGGCACCTCCAGAGACCCCCACCCTCAAGCACACCCGGAAAGCAGGAACGAGGACATGGCAGCGGCCGAGTCCGGGCAGCGGATCGCCTTCTCGTACGAGGATCCCGCCCAGGCCGTACGACAGGCTCTGCTGGCTCCCCTGATCCGGTCCGCCCTGCCCACGCTCACCGGCCTGGAGCAGCTGGTCACGATGCTGGCGAGTGTGCCCGGCGGCGAGATCGCGCCCGAGCTGCCGGACACCATCCGCGGTGCGCGCAAGGCCGTCGAGGCACTGGCCGCGGAGGTCGGCCGGGACTCCTGCGACTCCGCCGAGGCGACGCCGGACACCGCAGGACCGCTCCGCGCCCTCACCGGCTCGGTCTCGGTCGAACTCGCCACCACCGACCCGGTGGCGGCCCTGCGCCGCGACTTCCTGGAACCGTTGCTGCGCGAACTGGCCGCCTCCCTCGCGAACATCGAGAAGGTGGCGACGATGCTGGCCGCGACCGGGGCCTCGGACGGCGACGAGATCCATCCGGAGCAGATCCGTACCGCGCTGCAAGGCATCCGCGCCTGCCTTCCGCATCCGGCCCCGGCCGGCAAGACGTCCGCCGGCACGGGCCGGGCCGCCGC
This Streptomyces sp. NBC_00377 DNA region includes the following protein-coding sequences:
- a CDS encoding ATP-binding protein — its product is MFMLILLGGAAAFFVVAMIMAASSSKKNGQGGSKQSPSGRSKPSGSSAAARREDLRLPYRYADDMIFVHGDSVWTGLVLPNAIDEYLNAGELQAMAEGPARGLLNLARGDRNVECHYRKVYQPITAMTWAEELNAIAWEPTENYKAYNLRKAEYQERIGAKRERNILLVKLGSLKRTNGGSGVVAQDDEPYDEPGLLQGVRGAADQAAATATGVTDEYLSPHVLAEWTQTAVEVHESLEGLKGTPLSREELVWLIRKPLHGDLPVPPEPVLGSRAWGPNQFDLVVDFSGENRKTHIVLNQYDEVTGEQQTSYTTTLVAANWPAETRFRQSTAWARYASQHVDFPVEIDMRFTLIPYLKFKDRADKIRGNLVDEMNDMANSGRSPDTKLATQVTRAQDLVDDIDEHKMPGMEAQIRFTISAHDVKELERRRRVLEMQFKQDLKVTLLRPTRQQWRLLQAQLPGDAPKLPIAPYLRLQEVEQLGAGLPTAGTELGDNPEHRSGKRLGWVGNLVGWAGKMPVHYSLHVGPARNDGGGLAIVGASGGGKSSLALQKFYEESESGVRCLVIDPKTDFAQLCYYLAFGSQVNDPDFASDAETGLLGTPASKFQPVNPEFWAETEVVDLLKGQAGVLDPWVIARDVPAGRLLAESMLRGFLGDEDYQRVRLPVIEGMASVIGRYNSAIRQAVEQGHTAREAELAVPRPTLWQVVDEVVAAYDHAVASGDREAIKDLKLAQMLLTELRTLPYARLSFAERPQPLSSMRKRRTVITLRGFQSPAASDPRSWNPAERLAATALMAVVELGSQMLDVGYEKNPVTGEIGLRPKALFVDEAYVVTATESGRDLMRRALKQGRSYLAVTVLITQQAIDLVQIEDSEARSGGANQIHTVFAFKQKSAQEASMVAPLLGRPENDPKVIAALQELRTGVCLQRDADKRVGTVAVDLVFKEILAATDTNGTTRPARQGINPPLSVWDWTFLQEVEEDPARSATPAAETATATA
- a CDS encoding WhiB family transcriptional regulator, which codes for MASHTALPTRPARGPVRGTGAGAGVHTPDAALPCQRRPDVFQHPLLEAPADIPYTSPEQRHQHLVLLRTARDLCASCPLWAECLQDAVAHAEPYGYAAATTLDDRRWIRRALGIGDTDGDLPTHTADGPGAGPGHHSGETSRRLLRLRSRTTDAADRHTAERGLPALERILDAFDARQDQLARTQHELPAIPRQLHEHTGTQRTHSDSRQSDSHRRPGTSRDPHPQAHPESRNEDMAAAESGQRIAFSYEDPAQAVRQALLAPLIRSALPTLTGLEQLVTMLASVPGGEIAPELPDTIRGARKAVEALAAEVGRDSCDSAEATPDTAGPLRALTGSVSVELATTDPVAALRRDFLEPLLRELAASLANIEKVATMLAATGASDGDEIHPEQIRTALQGIRACLPHPAPAGKTSAGTGRAAALTPSGVPSIRAAVETAVSAFPGPFSARDVLRALPPGVYGDPSKTISNVLSALVKSGRLRRLARGTYARPVDVTADADMDITADVPAQDEAKSA